A single region of the Vicia villosa cultivar HV-30 ecotype Madison, WI linkage group LG4, Vvil1.0, whole genome shotgun sequence genome encodes:
- the LOC131596259 gene encoding protein DUF642 L-GALACTONO-1,4-LACTONE-RESPONSIVE GENE 2 has protein sequence MNKVFMFMFLSLLFCSTFHVSLSFTDGLVANGNFELGPKPSELKGTIVTGGKNSIPEWEISGLVEYIKSGQKQGDMLLVVPEGAYAVRLGNEASIKQRIKVIKGMYYSITFMVARTCAQEERINISVAPDFGVIPIQTLYTSSGWDPIAYGFKAEFDVVEMVIHNPGVEEDPACGPLIDSVALRTLYPPRPTNKNILKNGGFEEGPYIIPNSSYGVIIPPNIEDDHSPLPGWMVESLKAVKYLDKDHFSVPEGTRAIELVAGKESAIAQVARTIPGKTYVLSFSVGDASNACEGSMIVEAFAGKDTIKVPYESKGKGGFKRAALKFVAAGTRTRVMFLSTFYSMRSDDLSSLCGPVIDDVKLLSLRKP, from the exons ATGAACAAAGTTTTCATGTTCATGTTTCTGTCTCTTCTCTTCTGTTCCACTTTCCATGTCTCCCTCTCCTTCACCGACG GTCTTGTGGCTAATGGAAATTTTGAGCTTGGTCCAAAGCCATCAGAGCTGAAAGGAACAATAGTAACAGGAGGCAAAAACTCAATACCAGAATGGGAAATTTCAGGACTAGTAGAATACATAAAATCAGGACAAAAACAAGGTGACATGTTACTGGTTGTACCAGAAGGTGCTTATGCAGTGAGATTAGGAAATGAAGCATCTATTAAACAAAGGATTAAAGTGATTAAGGGAATGTATTATTCAATCACTTTTATGGTGGCACGTACTTGTGCACAAGAAGAGAGGATTAATATATCTGTTGCTCCTGATTTTGGTGTTATTCCTATACAAACTCTGTATACTAGTAGTGGTTGGGATCCTATTGCTTATGGATTCAAAGCTGAGTTTGATGTTGTGGAAATGGTTATTCATAATCCTGGTGTGGAAGAAGATCCTGCTTGTGGTCCTCTTATTGATTCTGTTGCTCTTAGAACTCTTTACCCTCCTAGACCTACTAATA AGAACATATTAAAGAATGGTGGATTTGAAGAAGGACCATACATAATTCCAAACTCATCCTATGGAGTAATTATCCCACCAAACATAGAAGATGACCATTCACCTCTCCCAGGATGGATGGTAGAGTCCTTAAAAGCAGTAAAGTACCTAGACAAGGATCATTTCTCAGTTCCAGAAGGAACAAGAGCAATAGAGCTAGTAGCAGGTAAAGAGAGTGCAATAGCACAAGTGGCTAGAACAATTCCAGGCAAAACATATGTTCTCTCATTCTCTGTTGGTGATGCAAGCAATGCATGCGAAGGTTCAATGATTGTTGAAGCGTTTGCTGGTAAAGACACTATCAAAGTGCCTTATGAATCCAAAGGGAAAGGCGGTTTCAAACGCGCTGCTCTTAAGTTTGTTGCTGCTGGAACAAGAACAagagtgatgtttttaagtacttTTTATAGTATGAGAAGTGATGatctttcttctctttgtggacctgttattgatgatgttaagTTGCTTAGTCTGCGTAAACCATAA